The Campylobacter sp. CN_NE2 genome contains a region encoding:
- the purL gene encoding phosphoribosylformylglycinamidine synthase subunit PurL, with product MDKKTIEAHKISEDEYAKILEILGREPNLLELGIFSAMWSEHCSYKSSKKYLNGFPTKAPWVIQGPGENAGVIDIGGGMAAVFKMESHNHPSYIEPFQGAATGVGGILRDIFTMGARVEANLNSLRFGDVVGNSKTNRYQRYLVKGAVSGIAHYGNCMGIPTIGGETTFDSSFNGNILVNAFALGIVKSDEIFYGKAEGVGNSVIYVGSKTGRDGLGGAVMASDSFNDENKSLRPTVQVGDPFAEKLLMEACLELFKTDYVVGIQDMGAAGLTSSSFEMAGRSGSGMKMHLDKVPMRESGMTPYELMLSESQERMLICAKKGCEDKIKEIFAKWDLDAEVIGEVTNTGKMELYWHGELAGEIPIEPLSEAAPILDRPTKRPAYLDEIANFSLCGCECNIDNNEAFDKMFSEPEILNKNLIYDQYDANIGTNTIKQPGTLGAFVMRVKENGVNLAMGMDCNTRMNFVNSRVGGALAVAVSGRKVALSGATPLAITDCLNYGNPQNPEVMWQFAQGCEGIKEACKELNTPVVSGNVSLYNETEGVSIQPTPAIVTVGVNKNANLPSHFVAENIAVYLVGDTGGVFAGSLYMKTILNKIGGVLPNLDYKKELNLWNLAIKGNEQGIFEFANSVGVGGVAITLAKMACVGKVGGEFKMPCDDKRDIFDESFSRAIFGVSDEAKFENLAKSLGLNFLKLGVTGGEKFSINEVSRNLGDLREIYYNKFSEIIRSED from the coding sequence ATGGATAAGAAAACTATCGAAGCACACAAAATCAGCGAAGACGAATATGCGAAAATTTTAGAAATTCTAGGGCGTGAGCCAAATTTGCTAGAACTTGGCATTTTTTCGGCTATGTGGAGCGAACACTGCTCATATAAATCAAGCAAAAAATACCTAAACGGCTTTCCGACCAAGGCTCCATGGGTCATACAAGGTCCCGGTGAAAATGCCGGTGTCATCGACATTGGCGGTGGCATGGCAGCTGTTTTTAAAATGGAAAGTCACAATCACCCTAGCTACATTGAGCCGTTTCAAGGCGCAGCCACAGGCGTGGGTGGAATTTTGCGCGATATTTTCACAATGGGTGCAAGGGTCGAAGCAAATCTAAATTCTCTGCGTTTTGGCGATGTCGTGGGAAATTCCAAAACAAATCGTTATCAAAGATATTTGGTCAAAGGCGCAGTTAGCGGTATTGCACACTATGGCAACTGCATGGGAATCCCTACGATAGGTGGCGAAACGACATTTGATAGCAGTTTTAATGGAAATATTTTGGTAAATGCCTTTGCTTTGGGAATTGTAAAAAGTGATGAAATTTTCTACGGCAAGGCAGAAGGCGTGGGAAACTCAGTCATCTATGTAGGCTCAAAAACAGGCAGGGACGGGCTTGGCGGAGCTGTTATGGCAAGTGATAGCTTTAACGATGAAAACAAATCTCTTCGCCCAACCGTGCAAGTTGGCGATCCGTTTGCCGAAAAGCTTTTAATGGAAGCTTGTTTGGAGCTTTTTAAAACTGATTATGTTGTCGGAATTCAAGATATGGGTGCGGCTGGTCTTACTTCAAGTAGCTTTGAAATGGCAGGACGAAGCGGAAGCGGTATGAAAATGCACTTAGATAAAGTGCCAATGCGTGAAAGCGGTATGACGCCATACGAGCTAATGCTAAGCGAAAGCCAAGAGCGTATGCTAATTTGCGCGAAAAAAGGTTGCGAAGATAAGATAAAAGAGATTTTTGCGAAGTGGGATTTAGACGCAGAAGTCATCGGCGAAGTAACCAATACCGGTAAAATGGAGCTTTACTGGCATGGCGAGCTAGCTGGCGAGATTCCAATCGAGCCTTTAAGCGAAGCAGCTCCGATTTTAGACCGCCCTACAAAACGCCCAGCGTATTTGGACGAAATAGCAAATTTTAGCCTTTGTGGTTGCGAGTGCAATATAGATAATAACGAAGCTTTCGATAAAATGTTTAGCGAACCTGAAATACTAAATAAAAATCTAATCTACGATCAATACGACGCAAATATCGGCACAAATACTATAAAGCAACCGGGAACTTTGGGTGCTTTTGTAATGCGTGTGAAAGAAAACGGCGTGAATTTGGCAATGGGTATGGATTGTAACACCCGCATGAATTTTGTAAATTCTCGCGTCGGTGGCGCATTAGCCGTTGCCGTTAGCGGTCGCAAGGTAGCTCTTAGCGGGGCTACGCCGTTAGCAATTACAGATTGTCTAAATTATGGAAATCCACAAAACCCGGAAGTTATGTGGCAGTTTGCGCAAGGTTGCGAAGGCATAAAAGAGGCGTGTAAAGAGCTAAATACGCCTGTTGTGAGCGGAAATGTGAGCCTTTATAACGAAACCGAGGGCGTTAGTATCCAGCCGACCCCTGCGATCGTAACTGTCGGCGTAAATAAAAATGCAAATTTGCCTAGCCATTTTGTCGCCGAAAATATCGCTGTTTATTTGGTTGGCGACACTGGTGGCGTGTTTGCAGGATCTTTGTATATGAAAACGATTTTAAATAAAATCGGTGGTGTTTTGCCTAATTTAGACTATAAAAAAGAGCTAAATTTATGGAATTTGGCGATAAAAGGCAACGAGCAAGGCATTTTTGAATTTGCAAATTCAGTCGGTGTCGGCGGTGTTGCTATAACACTAGCTAAAATGGCGTGTGTAGGCAAAGTTGGTGGTGAGTTTAAAATGCCGTGCGATGATAAGCGAGATATTTTTGATGAGAGCTTTTCTCGCGCGATTTTTGGCGTTAGCGATGAAGCGAAATTTGAAAATTTAGCTAAAAGTTTGGGCTTAAATTTCCTAAAACTTGGCGTAACTGGCGGAGAAAAATTTAGCATAAACGAAGTTAGCCGAAATTTAGGCGATTTGCGAGAGATTTATTACAATAAATTTAGCGAGATTATTAGAAGCGAAGATTAA
- a CDS encoding DnaJ domain-containing protein, protein MSFWTIVFLIILYIIASKDGVFGGKSRANSLSFEEAKYLTALLAKVAKSDGRVNEIEAELISQSLDDLTYKLGGNSAVRNELKQIYNIEKENLNNVFSVAFEYKQRFKFDQNRAFGLIYYFLNLAYIDGEFSQSEKNTISQICDGFEISESLKQQIFAKFQSDFEQARAWKNRYSRQSQSGYGRNYGSRGGYGGNYNQNGYQRNSSSYKKEPEFDPYGVLGVSKNASFDEIKKKYRELVKKYHPDILMGKGADDEIVQEGTKKLQEINKAYEILKEKFGEK, encoded by the coding sequence ATGTCGTTTTGGACTATCGTTTTTTTAATTATTTTATATATCATAGCGTCCAAAGACGGGGTATTTGGCGGCAAAAGTAGGGCAAATTCGCTCTCATTTGAAGAAGCCAAATACCTAACTGCACTTTTAGCCAAAGTCGCCAAAAGCGACGGGCGAGTAAATGAGATAGAAGCCGAGCTAATCAGTCAAAGCTTAGATGATTTGACATATAAATTAGGCGGAAATAGCGCAGTCCGAAATGAGTTAAAGCAAATTTACAATATCGAAAAAGAGAATTTAAACAATGTTTTTAGCGTAGCGTTTGAATATAAGCAAAGGTTTAAATTCGACCAAAATAGGGCGTTTGGATTAATCTATTATTTTTTAAATTTAGCCTATATCGATGGCGAATTTAGCCAATCAGAAAAAAACACAATAAGCCAAATTTGCGACGGATTTGAAATCAGCGAGAGCCTAAAACAGCAAATTTTTGCCAAATTTCAAAGCGATTTTGAACAGGCTCGTGCTTGGAAAAATAGATATTCTCGCCAAAGTCAAAGCGGTTATGGGCGAAACTACGGCAGCCGTGGCGGTTATGGCGGAAACTACAATCAAAACGGCTACCAAAGAAATTCTAGCTCGTATAAAAAAGAGCCAGAATTCGACCCTTACGGAGTGCTTGGCGTTTCAAAAAATGCGTCGTTTGATGAGATAAAGAAAAAATATCGTGAGCTAGTGAAAAAATATCACCCTGATATTTTAATGGGCAAGGGCGCAGATGATGAAATCGTGCAAGAAGGCACAAAAAAATTACAAGAAATCAACAAAGCGTATGAAATTTTAAAAGAAAAATTTGGAGAGAAATAA
- the purH gene encoding bifunctional phosphoribosylaminoimidazolecarboxamide formyltransferase/IMP cyclohydrolase, whose protein sequence is MRALISVSDKDGVVEFAKDLANLGWEILSTGGTYKLLCENGVNAVEVSAYTGSPEMFEGRVKTLHPKIHGGILHKRSDKNHAEQAKTHGIGGIDLVCVNLYPFKQTTIRTDDFDEIIENIDIGGPAMVRSAAKNFKDVLIVTDILDYDLVIEKIKAKADDLEFRRSLMIKAYEHTAAYDSMIANYMNERFNGGFGAKKFITGSKVMATRYGENPHQKGALYEFENFFSLNFKALKGEASFNNMTDIHGAVMLASSFGEAPAVSICKHANPCGFAIKSNLLESYTEALKCDPVSAYGGVVAINGTLDKALAEKINEIFVEVIIAANVDDAALEVFANKKRIKIFTQENKFLMRENDKYDFKFIDGGFVYQERDYVGADEVKNAKCVTKRSANSGEFTDLQIAWQVAALTKSNCVVYVKNSAMVAIGMGMTSRVDAARAAVAKARDLGLDLQGCALASEAFFPFKDSIEIANEVGVKAVIQPGGSIRDDEVVAAADEFGMAMYFTGIRHFLH, encoded by the coding sequence ATGAGAGCGTTAATCAGCGTTAGCGACAAAGACGGCGTAGTGGAATTTGCAAAAGATTTGGCAAATTTGGGTTGGGAAATTTTAAGCACGGGTGGCACTTATAAGCTACTTTGCGAAAACGGCGTAAATGCTGTGGAAGTGAGTGCCTACACAGGAAGCCCTGAGATGTTTGAAGGCAGAGTAAAAACCCTGCACCCTAAAATTCACGGCGGAATTTTGCACAAAAGGAGTGATAAAAATCACGCCGAACAAGCCAAAACGCACGGCATTGGCGGGATTGATTTGGTTTGTGTAAATTTATATCCTTTTAAACAAACCACGATTCGCACAGATGATTTTGATGAGATTATCGAAAATATCGACATTGGCGGACCTGCCATGGTGCGAAGTGCCGCTAAAAATTTCAAAGATGTTTTGATTGTAACGGACATTTTAGATTATGATTTAGTTATCGAAAAAATCAAAGCAAAAGCCGATGATTTGGAATTTCGCCGAAGCCTTATGATAAAAGCCTACGAGCATACTGCTGCGTATGATAGCATGATAGCAAACTATATGAACGAGCGATTTAACGGCGGTTTTGGTGCTAAAAAATTTATCACAGGCTCAAAAGTCATGGCGACAAGATACGGCGAAAATCCGCACCAAAAGGGCGCTTTGTATGAATTCGAAAACTTTTTTAGCCTAAATTTCAAAGCCCTAAAAGGCGAAGCAAGTTTTAATAACATGACCGATATTCACGGCGCAGTTATGTTAGCAAGTAGCTTTGGCGAAGCCCCAGCAGTAAGTATCTGCAAACACGCAAATCCGTGCGGGTTTGCCATAAAATCAAATTTGCTAGAAAGCTACACCGAAGCGCTTAAATGCGACCCTGTTTCAGCCTATGGTGGCGTGGTGGCGATAAACGGCACACTTGATAAGGCTTTGGCAGAGAAAATCAATGAAATTTTTGTGGAAGTCATCATCGCAGCCAATGTCGATGACGCCGCGCTTGAAGTATTTGCAAACAAAAAACGCATTAAAATTTTCACGCAAGAGAATAAATTTTTAATGCGTGAAAATGATAAATATGACTTTAAATTCATAGACGGCGGATTTGTCTATCAAGAACGCGACTATGTGGGTGCTGATGAGGTTAAAAATGCTAAATGCGTTACCAAGCGTTCGGCAAATTCTGGCGAATTTACCGATTTGCAAATCGCTTGGCAGGTCGCAGCTCTGACTAAATCAAACTGCGTTGTGTATGTGAAAAACTCGGCAATGGTGGCGATCGGCATGGGTATGACAAGCCGTGTCGATGCTGCGCGCGCAGCTGTGGCAAAAGCAAGGGATTTGGGGCTTGATTTGCAGGGCTGTGCTTTGGCAAGTGAAGCGTTTTTTCCTTTCAAAGATAGTATAGAAATCGCTAATGAAGTGGGCGTAAAAGCCGTAATCCAACCGGGTGGCTCAATCCGTGATGATGAAGTCGTCGCTGCGGCGGACGAATTTGGCATGGCGATGTATTTTACGGGAATTCGCCACTTTTTGCATTAA
- a CDS encoding DUF1643 domain-containing protein produces MKYPENYQPTFCEKTNTCRFSLGKNGNKNLMIIGFNPSTANKEVSDPTMNSVIKFCEFNGYDGYIMVNAYPFISTNPSEIKFDEKIIPQNLKHIKDKIKELEISDILLAYGDMNMPNFMLKALFEILNIVEDKNIFVIKTLKSGIPAHPLYKKVNKLQKFTDIKGEMDRLKRELSN; encoded by the coding sequence ATGAAATACCCAGAAAATTATCAACCAACTTTCTGTGAAAAAACCAATACTTGCAGATTTTCATTAGGCAAAAATGGTAATAAAAATTTAATGATAATCGGCTTTAATCCAAGCACGGCTAATAAGGAAGTTTCAGACCCTACTATGAATAGTGTAATTAAATTTTGCGAATTTAATGGATATGACGGATACATTATGGTTAATGCTTATCCGTTTATATCTACAAATCCTAGCGAGATAAAATTTGATGAAAAAATTATTCCTCAAAATTTAAAACATATAAAAGACAAAATAAAAGAACTAGAAATTTCGGATATTTTGTTAGCTTATGGTGATATGAATATGCCAAATTTCATGCTAAAAGCTTTGTTTGAAATTTTAAATATAGTAGAAGATAAAAATATTTTTGTGATTAAAACATTAAAAAGTGGAATTCCAGCACATCCATTATACAAAAAAGTAAATAAACTACAAAAATTTACAGACATTAAAGGCGAAATGGATAGATTAAAAAGAGAATTATCCAATTAA
- a CDS encoding helix-turn-helix domain-containing protein, whose amino-acid sequence MKDCTITDEQMEQIYKTIGENVKRIRTQKGVSQLSLAMAIGHKAVGTISMAELGINKKHFNIEHLIKIANVLEVSVCEFFKSIKI is encoded by the coding sequence TTGAAAGACTGCACCATTACAGACGAACAAATGGAGCAAATTTACAAAACTATCGGCGAAAATGTCAAACGCATACGCACACAAAAGGGCGTTTCGCAGTTAAGCCTAGCTATGGCGATAGGACACAAGGCAGTCGGCACGATTTCTATGGCTGAACTTGGCATAAACAAAAAACACTTCAACATAGAACATCTAATTAAAATCGCAAATGTCCTAGAAGTCAGCGTTTGCGAGTTTTTTAAATCAATTAAAATTTAA
- the msrB gene encoding peptide-methionine (R)-S-oxide reductase MsrB, which translates to MFKFLKILLFFALFLNANDTNLKAGNMANLNQNLKEIYLAGGCFWGMEGYFKQVKGVVESEVGYANGKSEKTDYYSLKNTDHAETLKIKFDENVVAFAEILEHFFRVIDPTSVDKQGNDVGRQYRTGIYYTDESDKEFLQNFIAIKQKKYKEKIAVEILPLKNYAKAEEYHQDYLGKNPNGYCHIDLNLATKPLYDESKFTLPSHEELKATLNPLQFAVTQEKATERPYTSEFDKLSAKGIYIDVVTKKPLFSSTDKFDAGCGWPSFSKPITTDALNYANDTSHGMVRTEVTSRLGDSHLGHVFNDGIKEKGGLRYCINGASLEFVPLEKMQELGYGEYIPYVK; encoded by the coding sequence ATGTTTAAATTTTTAAAAATTTTACTATTTTTTGCGTTATTTCTAAATGCAAATGATACAAATTTAAAGGCAGGAAATATGGCAAATTTAAATCAAAATTTAAAAGAAATTTACCTAGCAGGTGGCTGTTTTTGGGGTATGGAAGGCTATTTTAAGCAAGTAAAAGGCGTAGTGGAAAGCGAAGTAGGCTATGCAAATGGCAAGAGCGAAAAAACGGATTATTATTCGCTCAAAAATACAGATCACGCAGAAACTCTAAAAATCAAATTTGATGAAAATGTGGTTGCGTTTGCCGAGATTTTAGAGCATTTTTTTAGAGTGATTGACCCAACGAGCGTCGATAAACAGGGCAATGATGTCGGCAGGCAGTATCGCACAGGGATTTACTACACAGATGAGAGTGATAAGGAATTTTTGCAAAATTTCATTGCTATAAAGCAAAAAAAATATAAGGAAAAAATCGCCGTCGAGATCTTGCCGTTAAAAAATTATGCCAAAGCAGAAGAGTATCATCAAGATTATTTGGGGAAAAATCCAAATGGATATTGTCATATCGACCTAAATTTAGCGACCAAACCACTTTATGATGAGAGTAAATTTACGCTTCCTAGCCATGAAGAGTTGAAAGCGACTTTAAATCCTTTGCAGTTTGCCGTGACGCAAGAAAAAGCGACCGAACGCCCATATACGAGCGAATTTGATAAATTGAGTGCAAAAGGCATTTATATCGATGTCGTCACGAAAAAACCGCTTTTTAGCTCGACGGATAAATTCGACGCAGGGTGCGGGTGGCCGAGCTTTTCAAAGCCCATAACTACGGATGCTTTGAATTATGCAAACGACACTAGCCACGGCATGGTGCGAACAGAAGTAACTTCTAGGCTCGGAGATAGCCATTTAGGGCATGTTTTTAATGACGGCATAAAAGAAAAAGGCGGTCTTAGATACTGCATAAACGGCGCTTCGCTCGAATTTGTTCCGCTTGAAAAAATGCAAGAGCTTGGATACGGCGAGTATATCCCGTATGTAAAATAA
- the ftsZ gene encoding cell division protein FtsZ → MQGYSIAEKKKPVFSAEIKIIGAGGGGGNMINHIVRTMENSDKVDLIVANTDKQALNGSSVKLKIQLGNNGLGAGMDPEVGKAAAEESYEDIKDALSGADVVFVSAGLGGGTGTGAAPVIARAAKEQKALTIGVVTTPFSFEGNKRMRLAQEGIAELKKECDSIIVIPNQKLLSLVDKKAGFKEAFKMVDSVLTQAVSGMTSVIIESGDSDINVDFADVKMVMTHRGLALMGVGKAEGENAAKEAVQNAIQSPLLEDMSINGSRGVLVHFKLHPDCSLFEIDEAMQIIRDAAHEDAAIIFGTTSDVNMDNNRVEVTLIATGFGNESVEKDEPSKDLNSIRQERFSQLRRKVSGSDFDNAYDELEEPSYLRNKMD, encoded by the coding sequence ATGCAAGGTTATAGTATAGCAGAAAAGAAAAAACCTGTTTTTAGTGCCGAGATTAAGATTATCGGTGCAGGCGGTGGCGGCGGAAATATGATAAATCACATAGTCCGCACTATGGAAAATAGCGACAAAGTTGATTTGATTGTCGCAAATACCGATAAACAAGCACTGAACGGATCTAGTGTAAAACTCAAAATTCAACTTGGAAATAACGGACTTGGTGCCGGTATGGACCCGGAAGTCGGCAAAGCAGCAGCAGAAGAAAGTTATGAAGACATAAAAGATGCTTTAAGCGGTGCCGATGTTGTCTTTGTTAGTGCAGGACTTGGTGGCGGCACAGGCACAGGGGCAGCTCCTGTCATAGCAAGAGCCGCAAAAGAGCAAAAAGCTCTAACAATCGGCGTTGTTACTACTCCGTTTAGTTTCGAAGGCAACAAAAGAATGCGCCTAGCACAAGAAGGTATCGCCGAACTTAAAAAAGAGTGCGATTCTATTATTGTAATTCCAAATCAAAAATTATTAAGCCTAGTAGATAAAAAAGCAGGATTTAAAGAAGCTTTCAAAATGGTCGATAGTGTTCTAACACAGGCCGTTTCAGGTATGACTTCTGTTATCATTGAAAGCGGAGATAGCGATATAAATGTCGATTTTGCCGATGTTAAAATGGTAATGACACACAGAGGCCTAGCTCTTATGGGCGTAGGCAAAGCAGAAGGCGAAAATGCAGCCAAAGAAGCTGTGCAAAATGCTATCCAATCACCGCTTCTTGAAGATATGTCAATCAACGGTTCAAGAGGTGTTTTAGTTCATTTCAAACTTCACCCTGATTGCTCACTATTTGAAATCGATGAAGCTATGCAAATCATTAGAGATGCAGCGCATGAAGATGCGGCAATTATTTTTGGAACTACAAGCGATGTAAATATGGATAACAACCGCGTTGAAGTTACTTTAATCGCAACAGGTTTTGGTAACGAAAGCGTCGAAAAAGACGAGCCCAGTAAGGATTTAAACAGCATTAGACAAGAAAGATTTTCTCAACTACGAAGAAAAGTAAGCGGTAGCGATTTTGATAACGCTTACGATGAGCTTGAAGAGCCGTCATATTTAAGAAACAAAATGGATTAA
- the ftsA gene encoding cell division protein FtsA → MSEYILGLDIGSVEIRAIIAKKDENLAVCGMGKAKTYGVKKGIITNIEQAANSIKHAVNDAVKSAGRRYDKVIVSISGAYTKSVPSQGIISVPDHEIGITEIKRAMQMAEHNANVPNDYVKLHILPYDFKVDEQDHIEDPLGMSGNRLEVSTHIVIVPESSVKNLTKSVEMAGIKIDNIVLSGYASAISTLSKDEKELGVALIDMGGATCDMVVHLGNSLRYNDVLLIGSTNITNDLSKAIHTPLPYAEEIKLSYADLIDEGKREIELPVLGEDESTHSVSLEIITNVIFSRIEETLMFLAKKLDESGYKDKIGAGIVLTGGMTKLDDVRELAMAIFDSISIRVARPRNVSGLYEIAKDGANSCAIGLCLYGFGEFTPYEIDSNGELRYKDEVIKPSNSNDIYAKEIATAIDNENGKRVEVGVGMDKNDMTLPKLPEPNVLKKFWNYIKQLF, encoded by the coding sequence GTGAGTGAGTATATTTTAGGGCTTGACATAGGCTCTGTCGAAATTCGTGCCATTATTGCAAAAAAAGATGAAAATTTAGCAGTTTGTGGTATGGGCAAGGCTAAGACATACGGCGTAAAAAAAGGCATTATCACAAATATCGAACAAGCTGCAAACTCTATAAAACATGCAGTTAATGACGCCGTAAAGAGCGCAGGACGCAGATACGATAAGGTTATAGTTTCGATTTCCGGTGCCTATACAAAAAGTGTTCCATCACAAGGCATTATAAGCGTTCCTGATCATGAAATCGGCATAACAGAAATCAAACGAGCTATGCAAATGGCAGAACACAACGCAAATGTTCCAAATGATTATGTCAAACTTCACATTTTACCTTATGATTTTAAAGTTGATGAGCAAGACCACATAGAAGATCCTTTGGGTATGAGCGGAAACAGACTTGAAGTTTCCACTCATATCGTTATTGTTCCTGAAAGTTCTGTTAAAAATTTAACCAAATCTGTCGAAATGGCAGGAATAAAAATCGATAATATCGTTCTTTCAGGCTATGCTTCGGCTATTTCAACCCTTAGTAAAGATGAAAAAGAGCTTGGTGTTGCACTAATCGATATGGGTGGCGCAACTTGCGATATGGTTGTGCATTTAGGAAATTCGCTTCGATATAATGATGTTTTACTTATCGGCTCTACTAACATAACTAACGACTTATCAAAAGCGATTCACACACCGCTTCCATACGCCGAAGAGATAAAACTATCTTATGCCGATTTAATCGATGAAGGCAAAAGAGAGATAGAACTTCCCGTTCTTGGCGAAGATGAAAGCACTCACAGTGTTAGTTTAGAAATTATAACAAATGTTATTTTCTCGCGCATTGAAGAGACTTTGATGTTTTTGGCTAAAAAACTTGATGAAAGCGGATATAAAGATAAAATCGGTGCGGGAATCGTCCTAACAGGCGGTATGACAAAGCTAGATGATGTTAGAGAACTTGCAATGGCAATCTTTGATAGCATTTCTATCAGAGTTGCAAGACCAAGAAATGTTAGCGGACTTTATGAAATAGCAAAAGACGGAGCAAATTCTTGTGCTATCGGTCTTTGTTTGTATGGATTTGGCGAATTTACACCTTATGAAATCGATTCAAACGGCGAACTTCGTTATAAAGATGAAGTTATCAAGCCGTCAAATTCAAACGATATTTACGCAAAAGAGATTGCAACGGCAATCGACAATGAAAACGGCAAACGAGTTGAAGTCGGAGTTGGTATGGACAAAAATGATATGACTTTACCAAAACTTCCTGAACCAAATGTTTTGAAAAAATTTTGGAATTACATAAAACAACTATTTTAA
- a CDS encoding peptidylprolyl isomerase produces the protein MINWMQKHKKSLIPTIWISTIAFVGAGFVGWGAYDYNKNRAGAIAKVGDIKISNQELNTKYRELYSYFSSTSEGFTQEKANEMHLDEIAASNLIQEALLLNFAKDLGIKATKEDIAKYIVTAPEFQVDNKFNKQLYSQAIKNLGITTAEFEKNLEKTIVLQKLMEGISYEPTDTALEAFLSSSLIQDRLSIEVVKQSDENITVNNDELMKFWEEHKSNYMTKQTYELDTLFVAPQTTQIDDKTLNEFFEAHKTTYRNEDDTLKSFEEAKDSVLADYLVEFNKDEAVKTYLNVKKGSIATDNKMVVSDENFPVSELENAKIGEFIKPFEYNGGNLIAKITKINEPKVMEFEQAKTMAEDDFIVEKKEELLKQKAEEALKNFKGKDIGFIARDSANSVSELADFEFAMLLNDVFSNNKKEGYTIFGDKAIAYKITEQKFPDTEQISQYKDALKGEASYMMNSALQNDLLKSLQKRYKIERFYKGRDSE, from the coding sequence ATGATAAATTGGATGCAAAAGCATAAAAAGTCGCTCATACCTACAATCTGGATAAGCACAATCGCATTTGTGGGAGCCGGATTTGTCGGCTGGGGAGCTTATGATTATAACAAAAACAGAGCTGGCGCAATCGCAAAAGTCGGCGACATAAAAATCAGCAATCAAGAATTAAATACCAAATATAGAGAGCTTTATTCATATTTTAGTTCGACAAGCGAAGGATTTACACAAGAAAAAGCAAACGAAATGCACCTTGATGAAATAGCTGCTTCAAATCTAATCCAAGAAGCTTTGCTTTTAAATTTTGCAAAAGATTTAGGCATAAAAGCTACCAAAGAAGACATCGCAAAATATATAGTTACAGCACCAGAATTTCAAGTCGATAATAAATTTAACAAACAGCTTTACTCACAAGCGATTAAAAATTTAGGCATAACAACGGCTGAATTTGAAAAGAATTTAGAAAAAACGATAGTTTTGCAAAAGCTAATGGAAGGAATTTCTTACGAGCCTACTGATACTGCGCTAGAAGCATTTCTTTCTTCAAGCCTTATTCAAGATAGATTAAGTATTGAAGTCGTCAAACAAAGTGATGAAAACATAACTGTTAATAACGACGAACTTATGAAATTTTGGGAAGAACACAAAAGCAACTATATGACAAAACAAACTTATGAACTTGATACGCTTTTTGTCGCACCGCAAACAACACAAATCGATGATAAAACGCTAAATGAGTTTTTTGAAGCACACAAAACTACTTATAGAAACGAAGATGATACGCTAAAAAGTTTTGAAGAAGCAAAAGATAGCGTTTTAGCTGATTATTTAGTTGAATTTAATAAAGACGAAGCCGTAAAAACATATCTAAATGTAAAAAAAGGTAGCATAGCCACTGATAACAAAATGGTTGTTAGTGATGAAAATTTTCCTGTTAGTGAGTTAGAAAATGCTAAAATAGGCGAATTTATCAAACCTTTTGAGTATAACGGTGGAAATTTAATAGCTAAAATAACAAAAATCAACGAACCAAAAGTTATGGAATTTGAACAAGCCAAAACTATGGCAGAAGATGATTTTATCGTAGAAAAGAAAGAAGAATTATTAAAACAAAAAGCCGAAGAAGCGTTAAAGAATTTTAAGGGCAAAGATATAGGTTTTATCGCAAGAGATAGCGCAAACAGCGTTAGTGAGTTAGCAGATTTTGAATTTGCTATGCTTTTAAACGATGTTTTTTCTAACAACAAAAAAGAAGGCTATACTATTTTTGGCGATAAAGCAATAGCCTATAAAATAACAGAACAAAAATTTCCCGATACGGAGCAAATTTCACAATACAAAGATGCACTCAAAGGCGAAGCTTCGTATATGATGAATTCTGCATTGCAAAATGATTTATTAAAATCTCTTCAAAAAAGATACAAAATAGAAAGATTTTATAAAGGTAGAGATAGTGAGTGA